One Roseibium sp. HPY-6 genomic region harbors:
- a CDS encoding RNA polymerase subunit sigma-54: MTAMGAINQSELPEVAAARAILFALKQVLEEDGKNEVTSEQIVNELLPGPGSLRSWFIYLIDEANSQDQEAISSKAIRDALELEEEDFKRGCNLALNIVG, from the coding sequence ATGACCGCGATGGGTGCGATCAACCAATCGGAGCTGCCGGAAGTGGCTGCGGCCAGGGCGATCTTGTTCGCTCTAAAGCAGGTGCTAGAGGAAGATGGAAAAAACGAGGTCACCAGCGAGCAAATCGTGAATGAACTCCTGCCTGGACCTGGTTCGCTGAGAAGTTGGTTCATCTACCTGATCGATGAGGCGAACAGTCAGGATCAGGAAGCGATTTCGTCAAAAGCGATCCGCGACGCGCTTGAATTGGAAGAGGAAGATTTCAAGCGCGGATGCAATCTCGCACTCAACATTGTCGGCTAA